The Pocillopora verrucosa isolate sample1 chromosome 2, ASM3666991v2, whole genome shotgun sequence genome has a segment encoding these proteins:
- the LOC131790754 gene encoding zinc finger and BTB domain-containing protein 11-like, whose translation MEDKTVLKSRRLKRKSEEDLITSGSHKENSQDYDRARLSSKMRKINPSSDDNQHGAESMAKGNMKENSLVSLWESPKYILTKVRRRSKDKKKPMVPPLGSFNENTEFTDSATGFILSPQAEKPYQCHLCIKQFKYFSNLKSHMNIVHKKTIAQSHIDSKTPRHANGQLFQCEVCFRNFKYFSNLRTHRLVHTTTEINDAVSD comes from the exons ATGGAAGATAAAACAGTCTTAAAATCAAGAAGATTAAAGAGAAAGAGTGAG GAGGACTTAATAACCAGTGGCAGCCACAAGGAAAATTCACAAGACTATGACAG GGCAAGACTGAGCTCCAAAATGAGAAAGATTAATCCTTCAAGTGATGATAACCAACATGGAGCAGAAAGCATGGCGAAAGGCAACATGAAGGAAAATTCTCTTGTCTCTTTGTGGGAGTCACCTAAATATATTCTAACAAAAGTTCGCAGAAGAAGTAAAGACAAGAAAAAGCCTATGGTACCTCCTCTGGGAAGCTTTAATGAAAACACAGAATTTACAGATTCTGCAACTGGATTTATACTTTCTCCTCAAGCTGAGAAACCTTACCAGTGTCACTTGTGTATTAAACAATTCAAGTATTTTAGTAATTTGAAATCCCACATGAACATAGTGCACAAGAAAACAATTGCACAGTCTCATATTGATAGCAAGACACCACGTCATGCAAATGGACAATTATTTCAGTGTGAAGTTTGCTTCAGGAACTTTAAGTATTTCAGCAACTTGAGAACACATAGGCTTGTTCACACAACTACAGAAATAAATGATGCAGTCTCTGACTAA